In the Paenibacillus sp. FSL R7-0337 genome, TCTTTTCTGCTGGAGGATCTGATTACCACGGATGACGCCAAGAAGCAGGAGCTGAAGGCGAGAATTCAGGAGAACATCCAGACGAACAATGAGCTGATGGCCGAACTGAGGAACATTGAATTTAACAATGAGAAGATTGCTGCTTATGTGAACGAATATACCTTGCTGCTGCCGGACTACCGCTCACAGCGTGATAATATTATCCACCTGGCCGATAACGATCTTAACGACGAAGGGTATCAGGTGTTCACGGGCCAGACCTTTAATGAGCTGCGTGACAAAATGGTCAGGCTGCTTGAAGAGACAGCGACGTTATTCATTCAGGATGCGTCTGCCCATAACACACAGACCATAGAGAGTGCCAAGAGCTCTGTTACACTAAGCAGCGTTCTGATTGTGCTGGCCTTGCTGCTCAGTATTGTCCTCAGTATCATTATCACACGGCTGATTACAAGACCGCTGAAGGAATTGCAGGGGCTGATGAAGCGGGCGGAAGAAGGGGATCTGACGGCCTCTGCCGCTTACCGGTCCAGGGATGAGATCGGCCAGATTAATACCTCGTTCAATACCATGCTGGACGGCTTGAAAAATATGATGCGCGGCGTCTCGGAGAGCGCCGAGATTCTCTCGGCTTCCTCCCAGCAGATGAGCGCCAGTGCCGACCAGACCGCACACGCCTCACAGATGATCGCTGAGACCTCAGGCGAGATCGCGGCCGGATTCGATGTGCAGGCAGAGAGCATTACCCTTACTACGCAGTCTGTACGGACGATGTCTTATGAGATTGCCGAAGCCCGGCATAGCGGAAATGAAATGACACGCCTGATGGAACAGGCTGCCTCCTCCACGGAACGCGGTGTGTACGCAGTAGAGCAGATTCTGGCCCAGATGCGGGAGATTGACTCCAGTGTCTCGGCGAGCCGGCTGATTGTGGGCAACCTGGGCAGCCTGTCTGAAGAGATAAATACGATTATTACAACCATCAATGAGATTGCGACCCAGACCAATTTGTTGTCCCTGAATGCTTCCATCGAGGCGGCACGGGCGGGTGAGCATGGCCGTGGCTTCGCAGTAGTTGCCGGTGAGATCCGGAAGCTGGCGGAGGCTACCGGATCAAGCTCGCTGCAGATTACGGAGATCATTAACCATATCCGTCAGCAGACCGCCAGTGCCGTTGAATCGATGGAGCAGGGCTCCGGGATTGTCTCTCATGGCGTAGCACAGAGTGAAGTGGTATCGGAAGCCTTTACAGCGATCCAGACCTCCATTCAGGCGGCCAGTGAGCAGACAGAGCAGATTACAGAGGTTATCGGCCATGTCGCGCAAGAATCGGAGGAAGCAGCCAAGTCTATGTCGACGGTGAATGAAATCTCGCGCAAAGGCGCCGCAGACGTTCAGGGCACCAGCGAAGCAAGCCTGGAGCAACTGACCGCGATGGGAGAGATGTCCTCTTCCGCACAGTATCTGGCTACCCTGGCCGAGGACCTGCAGAAGCATCTGGCAAGGTTCCGGCTGTAACTGCTATAATAGACACGAGCCTGGCCCGATTCGGCCGAGGAACCCTGGAGATTCCCGGGCATCCTCAGCGGAGCCGGGCTTTTGAACGTATTATTATTATTAACCTCAGGGAGGCGGTCTCTATAATGAATAATCGAACATGGAAGCTGGCGGTAGTTCCAGCCTTGTTAATGACACTTGCAGCTTGCAGCTCGAATCAGGCTAGTACTCCGGCGGTTAGCCCCAGCCCGCAGCCAACAGCAGCTCCTGTAGAAGCGTCTGTCCAGCCGACGGAAGGGCCGAAGGCTACACCGGCACCTGCTGAAGCTGCTGGCGTAAAGGTTGGGGAAGTTAAGCAGTATGAGCAAATCGCGATTTCCGACTGGAAAGATGATCACACCATTGTCGTGTCCAAGGCGAACGATAAGCTTGGGCCGATCGCCTCGGGAGAGCTGAAGGGGTCTTATCCGCAGAGCCTGTATTTCTTCCATCTGAATACCGGCAAATACGATTTGATTACTGAGAAGGCGAACATGATGCTGGGGGATGCCAAGCTATCCGCCGATCAGTTGTTTCTGCTGTATAGTGAATTCTCCCTGGGCGATCCTGTCTACAATGTAATGGACCTGGGGTCCAAGAAGACCTTCACCATCAAGGGCGATACCATTGCCGGGGCAATGGGAGCCGAGTGGGCAGATAAGGATACAGTAGTGGGTCCAGCTTACAGCGGCGGCGCTTATACAGCGACTACTTCTATGAAGATTGCGCCGGTGGAGGGACTGGGCGGGGAAGGCCTGATTGTTGTAAGACAAATCAAGAATAAGATCTATTACACCAGTAATTCGAATGACTCGCTGCACACCCTGAACCTGAATACTAAGGAAAAGGCAGACCTAAATATTCCAGGTACCAGCAGCGTAAACCCTTCGCCGGACGAAGAACAAATGCTGATCCTGCAGTATAAGGAGAATACCCAGGCGCTGCTGCTCAGCGGCACAGACGGTAAGAATCCGCGGACCCTGGTGGAAGGCGCTGAACTTGGGTCCGTCTCCTGGTCTCCAGACCAACGTCTGGTCGCCTATAGTGTAACTATTGAGGAGAAGGGGACAACGAAGAATACCTTATATGTCTACGACCTGTCTTCTGATAAGTCCGTTCAGATTGCGGAGAGCAACGGGACGATGACCACCTCATGGAGCCCCAATGGCAAGCAGCTTGCGTATACGGAGCGGGATGACAGCGGCAGCAGCAGCAGTATAGTACAGTTAAAGTAGAACATCAACATGATGGCAATCTTTAAAATCCAAAAAAAGCGGTCCGCACCGGTAAATCTACCGGATACGGACCGCTTTTTTTATAGATTACTTGAAGGAGCATAACGCTCCTCTGCTTCTTAGGTGCTAAGCATACCAGCCCCATACGAAGATGAACAGGGTGCCGAAGATGGTGACCAGGGCCACGAACATGGCATATGCGATGTTGATATACAGTTCTTTTTTGGAATCGGCCGATTCTCCGATGTGCATGAACACAAACAGCTGCAAGGAAGCCTGGATTAGCGCTGTGATTAGCAGCACCACCATATTGGCACTGGAGGACAGGTCTCCATAAATAACAATCAGTGCAGCGGCAGAGAGGACCAGAGAGGCTACATAACCCATCACATGCTTAATTGGGAATAGTTGCTTCATCATGTCACATCAGTCCTTTCAGGTAGACGAAGCTGAAGATAAAGATCCAGACCACGTCTAAGAAGTGCCAGAACAAGGAGAAGATGAACGTTTTGTTGGCGGTAGCGGGAGTAATGCCGCGCTTCCACAGCTGAATCATAATGCCAATTCCCCACAGCAGGCCGAAGCTGACGTGAAGACCATGCGTTCCCAGTAGTATGAACAGACTGGAGAGGAAGCCGCTGGTCTGCAGGGTAGCTCCTTCATGCACATAAGTGAAGAACTCGTCGATTTCGATACCGACAAAAGCAAGACCCATCACCAGCGTAATCGCCATGAAGACCATCATAGCTTTCTTGTAGCCATGCCGCATGGCATGGACAGCCAGACCGATAGTGAAGGAACTCGACAGCAGGAGGAAGGTCTCCATCAGCACCGGGCCGATCTCGAACAGCTCGCTGCCGCTAGGTCCGCTGGCATAGCGGTTAACCATTACGAAATATACTGTGAACAGCGTAGCGAAGAGAGGGATCTCGGCTCCGAGAAAGACCCAGAAGCCGAAGATCTTGTTACTGTTCTCTTCCGTTGAATATTCGAGCGGCTTGGACGCATCTATTTTCATACAGTCTCACCCCGCATCAGTTTCTTTTCTGTAGCTGCAATCTCTTCTACAGGAATGTAGTAGCCTTGGTCCTTATCGAAGGACATGAAGGCCAGCACGACCAGGATTCCAATCCCGGAGACAATCGCCGGAATCCACATGCTGAATACCAGGAAGAAGCCAAGGAAGAAGAAGACTACACCGAGTATGAACGGCTTGCCGGTATTGCTTGGCATATGAATCTTGGTGTATTTAGTATCTGTATACAGCGGAATATTCTCGTGCTTCGCAGACCATAGAGCATCGCGCGTCTCAACCTTAGGCACAATGGCGAAGTTGTAGAGCGGGATCGGACTGTGCGTAGCCCATTCCAGTGTCCGGCCATCCCAAGGATCGTTGGTCGTATCTCTTGGCATA is a window encoding:
- a CDS encoding methyl-accepting chemotaxis protein → MRHLKIKHKMIVLIAVVILLLIGIGTTGILTTTRMADRSEETYRQNLQPIYFVTEIRGNNRAIESFLLEDLITTDDAKKQELKARIQENIQTNNELMAELRNIEFNNEKIAAYVNEYTLLLPDYRSQRDNIIHLADNDLNDEGYQVFTGQTFNELRDKMVRLLEETATLFIQDASAHNTQTIESAKSSVTLSSVLIVLALLLSIVLSIIITRLITRPLKELQGLMKRAEEGDLTASAAYRSRDEIGQINTSFNTMLDGLKNMMRGVSESAEILSASSQQMSASADQTAHASQMIAETSGEIAAGFDVQAESITLTTQSVRTMSYEIAEARHSGNEMTRLMEQAASSTERGVYAVEQILAQMREIDSSVSASRLIVGNLGSLSEEINTIITTINEIATQTNLLSLNASIEAARAGEHGRGFAVVAGEIRKLAEATGSSSLQITEIINHIRQQTASAVESMEQGSGIVSHGVAQSEVVSEAFTAIQTSIQAASEQTEQITEVIGHVAQESEEAAKSMSTVNEISRKGAADVQGTSEASLEQLTAMGEMSSSAQYLATLAEDLQKHLARFRL
- a CDS encoding PD40 domain-containing protein, which codes for MNNRTWKLAVVPALLMTLAACSSNQASTPAVSPSPQPTAAPVEASVQPTEGPKATPAPAEAAGVKVGEVKQYEQIAISDWKDDHTIVVSKANDKLGPIASGELKGSYPQSLYFFHLNTGKYDLITEKANMMLGDAKLSADQLFLLYSEFSLGDPVYNVMDLGSKKTFTIKGDTIAGAMGAEWADKDTVVGPAYSGGAYTATTSMKIAPVEGLGGEGLIVVRQIKNKIYYTSNSNDSLHTLNLNTKEKADLNIPGTSSVNPSPDEEQMLILQYKENTQALLLSGTDGKNPRTLVEGAELGSVSWSPDQRLVAYSVTIEEKGTTKNTLYVYDLSSDKSVQIAESNGTMTTSWSPNGKQLAYTERDDSGSSSSIVQLK
- the qoxD gene encoding cytochrome aa3 quinol oxidase subunit IV, which codes for MMKQLFPIKHVMGYVASLVLSAAALIVIYGDLSSSANMVVLLITALIQASLQLFVFMHIGESADSKKELYINIAYAMFVALVTIFGTLFIFVWGWYA
- the qoxC gene encoding cytochrome aa3 quinol oxidase subunit III — encoded protein: MKIDASKPLEYSTEENSNKIFGFWVFLGAEIPLFATLFTVYFVMVNRYASGPSGSELFEIGPVLMETFLLLSSSFTIGLAVHAMRHGYKKAMMVFMAITLVMGLAFVGIEIDEFFTYVHEGATLQTSGFLSSLFILLGTHGLHVSFGLLWGIGIMIQLWKRGITPATANKTFIFSLFWHFLDVVWIFIFSFVYLKGLM